Proteins encoded within one genomic window of Triticum aestivum cultivar Chinese Spring chromosome 2D, IWGSC CS RefSeq v2.1, whole genome shotgun sequence:
- the LOC123051443 gene encoding probable pectinesterase/pectinesterase inhibitor 21 — MSKGAIIGASTVLVVAVVAAVCVVSFKGNGGDKGDGELTTSVKSVKAFCQPMDYKETCEAELTKVGGNATSPTELAKAIFEVTSEKIRKAISESATLEELKSDPRTSGALENCKELLEYAIEDLKTTFDRLGGFEMTDFNKAAADLKTWLSAALTYQETCLDGFANTTTDAAAKMRGALNASQELTEDILAVVDQFSASLGSLNIGRRLLGEEDGMPYWMNDGKRRLLEAEPSAPEFKPNVTVAADGSGDFKTIKEALAKVPPKSASMYVMYIKAGTYKEYVSVGRPITNLVVIGDGDDKTIITGNKNFKMNITTKDTATMEAIGNGFFMKGVRVENTAGAENHQAVALRVQSDQAVFYQCYFDGYQDTLYTHAQRQFFRDCTITGTIDFIFGNSQVVIQNCLILPRKPMDNQLNIITAQGRREKRSVGGTVMHNNTIEPHPDFKDSTGKIKTYLARPWKEYSRTIYIQNEIGAFIDPKGWLEWNGDFALETLFYAEVENTGPGADMSQRAKWGGIKTVTYADAQKEYTVEAFIQGEQFIPKYGVPFIPGLLPQSEAGRDH, encoded by the exons ATGAGTAAAGGTGCGATCATCGGCGCGTCGACCGTCCTGGTGGTGGCGGTCGTCGCCGCCGTGTGCGTCGTGTCCTTCAAGGGCAACGGCGGCGACAAGGGCGATGGGGAGCTCACCACCTCCGTCAAGTCCGTCAAGGCCTTCTGCCAGCCCATGGACTACAAGGAGACGTGCGAGGCGGAGCTGACCAAGGTGGGCGGCAACGCCACGTCGCCGACGGAGCTCGCCAAGGCCATCTTCGAGGTGACCTCGGAGAAGATCAGGAAGGCCATCAGCGAGTCGGCCACCCTGGAGGAGCTCAAGAGCGACCCGCGCACGTCGGGGGCCCTCGAGAACTGCAAGGAGCTGCTGGAGTACGCCATCGAGGACCTCAAGACCACCTTCGACCGCCTCGGCGGCTTCGAGATGACCGACTTCAACAAGGCCGCCGCCGACCTCAAGACCTGGCTCAGCGCCGCGCTCACCTACCAGGAGACCTGCCTCGACGGCTTCGCCAACACCACCACCGACGCCGCCGCCAAGATGCGCGGCGCGCTCAACGCCTCCCAGGAGCTCACGGAGGACATCCTCGCCGTGGTCGACCAGTTCTCGGCGTCGCTCGGCAGCCTCAACATCGGGAGGAGGCTGCTAGGGGAGGAGGACGGCATGCCTTACTGGATGAACGACGGCAAGAGGCGGCTGCTGGAGGCCGAGCCCTCCGCGCCCGAGTTCAAGCCCAACGTCACCGTCGCCGCTGACGGCAGCGGCGACTTCAAGACCATCAAGGAGGCGCTCGCAAAGGTGCCGCCCAAGAGCGCCTCCATGTACGTCATGTACATCAAGGCCGGCACCTACAAGGAGTACGTCTCCGTCGGCCGCCCCATCACCAACCTCGTCGTCATCGGCGACGGTGACGACAAGACCATCATCACCGGCAACAAGAACTTCAAGATGAACATCACCACCAAGGACACCGCAACCATGG AGGCGATCGGGAACGGCTTCTTCATGAAGGGCGTGAGGGTGGAGAACACGGCGGGGGCCGAGAACCACCAGGCCGTGGCGCTGCGGGTGCAGAGCGACCAGGCCGTCTTCTACCAGTGCTACTTCGACGGGTACCAAGACACGCTCTACACCCACGCGCAACGGCAGTTCTTCCGCGACTGCACCATCACCGGCACCATCGACTTCATCTTCGGCAACTCCCAGGTGGTCATCCAGAACTGCCTCATCCTGCCGCGCAAGCCCATGGACAATCAGCTCAACATCATCACCGCGCAAGGGCGCCGCGAGAAGCGCTCCGTCGGGGGCACCGTCATGCACAACAACACCATCGAGCCGCACCCCGACTTCAAGGACTCGACGGGCAAGATCAAGACCTACCTGGCGCGCCCATGGAAGGAGTACTCCAGGACCATCTACATCCAGAACGAGATCGGCGCCTTCATCGACCCCAAGGGCTGGCTCGAGTGGAACGGCGACTTCGCCCTCGAGACCCTCTTCTACGCCGAGGTGGAGAACACCGGGCCCGGCGCCGACATGAGCCAGCGCGCCAAGTGGGGCGGCATCAAGACTGTCACCTACGCCGACGCGCAGAAGGAGTACACCGTCGAAGCCTTCATCCAGGGCGAGCAGTTCATCCCCAAGTACGGCGTGCCCTTCATCCCGGGGCTCCTCCCGCAGTCGGAGGCGGGGAGGGATCATTAA